A stretch of the Archangium violaceum genome encodes the following:
- a CDS encoding beta-ketoacyl synthase N-terminal-like domain-containing protein, with amino-acid sequence MAHLAITGLGLVTTVGHDVVTAYGALRCGMVRPWPVDFEVPADDGNANTLLTAHPLRGITDGFQGMGRYLRMATHAVEDLLHHASLHQEGAGFWQGTSLYVGLSRTRNAEIDFYDELLEEHLVGELASRTRLPIMENRRRVLFRGHAAALWALHEASVAIERGQTERALVVGVDSLLESDTLQVLAASRRLKTNLTPRGLMPGEGAAAFLVEPLARARARKATLQCVVEGISLGQERESRASGARSAGVALSEVIEKVLPRDRAIASIYGDLNGEDARAEEWANALVRLSANRALSSAAQYWLAASLGDTGAASGALSVVTGARALFRGHAAGGDVLIWSSADTGAVAAALLRRAESPVSSPQQHGVRR; translated from the coding sequence ATGGCGCATCTGGCGATAACGGGTCTCGGCCTCGTGACGACGGTCGGGCATGATGTGGTGACGGCGTACGGAGCCCTCCGTTGCGGAATGGTGAGGCCCTGGCCCGTGGACTTCGAGGTACCCGCGGATGACGGGAACGCCAATACGCTCCTCACCGCCCATCCACTGCGTGGCATCACCGATGGATTCCAGGGCATGGGGCGCTACCTCCGCATGGCGACCCACGCCGTGGAGGATTTGCTGCACCATGCCTCGCTCCATCAGGAAGGGGCCGGGTTCTGGCAGGGCACTTCTCTCTACGTGGGCCTCTCGCGCACGAGGAACGCGGAGATCGACTTCTACGACGAGCTCCTCGAGGAGCACCTCGTGGGTGAGCTCGCGTCTCGTACCCGGCTTCCCATCATGGAGAACCGCCGGCGCGTCCTCTTCCGAGGCCATGCCGCGGCGCTCTGGGCGCTTCACGAGGCTTCGGTGGCCATCGAGCGCGGCCAGACAGAGCGCGCGCTCGTCGTGGGCGTGGACAGCCTGCTCGAGAGCGATACGCTCCAGGTGCTCGCGGCCTCCAGACGCTTGAAGACGAACCTCACGCCTCGCGGGCTCATGCCCGGCGAAGGCGCGGCGGCCTTCCTCGTCGAGCCCCTGGCCAGGGCCAGGGCACGCAAGGCCACCCTCCAGTGCGTCGTGGAGGGGATCTCACTGGGACAGGAACGGGAGAGCCGGGCCTCCGGGGCTCGCTCCGCCGGTGTTGCCTTGTCCGAGGTCATCGAGAAGGTCCTCCCTCGCGACAGGGCGATTGCATCCATCTACGGAGATCTGAACGGAGAGGATGCCCGGGCGGAGGAGTGGGCCAACGCGCTTGTGCGTCTCTCCGCGAACCGGGCGCTCTCCTCGGCCGCCCAGTACTGGCTTGCCGCATCCCTGGGGGACACGGGCGCGGCCAGTGGTGCCCTCTCGGTGGTGACTGGAGCACGCGCTTTGTTCCGTGGCCATGCCGCCGGAGGCGATGTGCTGATCTGGTCCAGCGCCGACACGGGGGCGGTGGCCGCCGCGCTCCTGCGCCGGGCCGAGTCTCCTGTTTCTTCCCCACAGCAACACGGAGTTCGTCGATGA
- a CDS encoding DUF2169 family type VI secretion system accessory protein: protein MRNPIDNRTPFVCEPLALADPEGRPLLVVVVKATYLLAQGQLRVADEQVPIQLAGEYWGEPETSSYRYEPECAPGKPATDIVLVGHAHATERNTTSLVVSLQVGPLRKSVRVTGDRVWFKSLGTLSMTRPLPFERIPLHYERAFGGWDRSHPAPARHTFEPRNPVGVGFRSDSRRFEEGLRLPNLEDPEQPLRQFGQVVPPAGFGFISPHWQPRAAYAGTYDEAWRKQRMPRLPRDFDPRFYNAASPGLVAPGYLKGDEPVSLVNASPQPLSFQLPAQPPPEVTVRLSFAGDTRLEMKLDTCIIDTDIHRIMLLWRGSVPLKDGPDDVWDIAVSASSSR, encoded by the coding sequence ATGCGGAACCCCATCGACAACCGAACCCCGTTCGTCTGCGAGCCCCTGGCTCTGGCGGACCCGGAGGGGCGGCCTCTGCTGGTGGTCGTCGTCAAGGCCACCTACCTGCTCGCGCAGGGGCAGCTTCGCGTGGCGGACGAGCAGGTGCCCATCCAACTCGCGGGCGAGTATTGGGGAGAGCCCGAGACGTCCAGCTACCGCTACGAGCCGGAGTGCGCGCCCGGCAAGCCCGCGACGGACATCGTGCTGGTGGGGCATGCGCATGCCACCGAGCGGAACACCACGTCGCTCGTGGTTTCCTTGCAGGTGGGGCCGCTGCGGAAATCCGTTCGTGTCACGGGCGATCGCGTGTGGTTCAAGAGCCTGGGGACCCTCTCGATGACCCGGCCGCTCCCCTTCGAGCGGATACCCCTGCACTACGAGCGGGCCTTCGGTGGGTGGGACCGGAGTCACCCGGCCCCGGCCCGGCACACCTTCGAGCCGCGCAACCCCGTGGGAGTGGGCTTCCGCTCGGACTCACGGCGGTTCGAGGAAGGGCTCCGCCTGCCGAACCTGGAGGATCCGGAGCAGCCCCTGAGGCAGTTCGGCCAGGTGGTGCCACCGGCGGGCTTCGGCTTCATCTCACCGCACTGGCAGCCGCGCGCCGCCTACGCCGGCACCTACGACGAGGCCTGGCGCAAGCAGCGCATGCCCCGGTTGCCGAGGGACTTCGACCCGCGCTTCTACAACGCCGCCTCGCCCGGACTGGTGGCACCGGGCTATTTGAAGGGAGACGAGCCCGTCTCGCTCGTCAACGCGTCTCCCCAACCGCTGTCCTTCCAGCTGCCCGCCCAGCCGCCTCCGGAAGTCACCGTGCGCCTGTCGTTCGCGGGGGACACCCGGCTGGAGATGAAACTCGATACCTGCATCATCGATACCGATATCCATCGCATCATGCTGCTGTGGCGGGGGAGTGTTCCCTTGAAGGATGGCCCTGACGATGTCTGGGACATCGCGGTGTCGGCTTCTTCCTCTAGATAG
- a CDS encoding penicillin-insensitive murein endopeptidase translates to MRSTSWIILWLCAGCTAHVVPTIASSNVAAPSLEASASPGSAAGQPDTAPSQENGASQPPVLPERVTQVVEHNDAALQASVGAADSGDDEGEEDEPADASDADEGEAQEAQATTGEAPTGPLYTAELSDEQLTEMWKKDPASLGSISVGFVESGRMVNAERFPEGDDWIVVSPELAWGTRETLDYIAKAIREVRAAYPKAPPLRVNQLSSREGGYLRPHKSHQNGRDVDLGFYYPTAEPIRVRAREKHIDLELNWALIKALAVHTDVQMILVDKRVQKVLYEYALRKGENKEWLDSLFHAGSKSLIKHARGHRDHFHVRFYNPRAQELGRRIAPLLALQPDKNIQMHRVRSGDTLGAIALRYGSSVQSIKKANRMRSTFLRLGQVLAVPLRGPCTRCPVPPPLVVPPRRMPPELVEQAPAVATKQTPQAAPASAAPAPVPEQTAEVTLQAPAAATPPPSSEQPAVAAQPENTGGSAPASTPGTKPGVPETPREVPSGVSLPAVTHTSASILPVMPSLTR, encoded by the coding sequence GTGCGTTCTACATCCTGGATCATCCTGTGGCTGTGCGCCGGCTGCACCGCGCACGTTGTGCCCACCATCGCCTCGTCGAATGTGGCGGCTCCGTCCCTGGAGGCCTCGGCGTCTCCTGGCTCGGCGGCCGGCCAGCCCGACACAGCGCCTTCACAGGAGAACGGGGCGTCACAGCCTCCGGTGCTCCCGGAGCGCGTGACACAGGTGGTCGAGCACAATGACGCGGCCCTCCAGGCCTCCGTCGGCGCCGCGGACAGTGGTGACGACGAGGGAGAAGAGGATGAGCCGGCGGACGCCTCGGATGCGGATGAGGGCGAGGCCCAGGAGGCCCAGGCAACGACGGGCGAGGCCCCCACCGGGCCGCTGTACACCGCGGAGCTGTCGGACGAGCAATTGACGGAGATGTGGAAGAAGGACCCCGCCAGCCTCGGGTCCATCTCCGTGGGGTTCGTCGAGAGCGGCCGGATGGTGAACGCGGAGCGCTTCCCCGAGGGGGATGATTGGATCGTCGTCTCGCCCGAGCTGGCGTGGGGCACCCGGGAAACACTGGACTACATCGCCAAGGCCATCCGCGAGGTGCGAGCCGCGTATCCGAAGGCTCCCCCGCTCCGGGTGAACCAGCTCAGCTCGCGCGAGGGCGGCTACCTGCGGCCCCACAAGAGCCACCAGAACGGCCGGGACGTGGACCTGGGCTTCTACTACCCCACCGCCGAGCCCATCCGGGTGCGGGCGCGCGAGAAGCACATCGACCTCGAGCTGAACTGGGCCCTCATCAAGGCGCTCGCCGTGCACACCGACGTGCAGATGATCCTCGTGGACAAGCGCGTCCAGAAGGTCCTGTACGAGTACGCGCTGCGCAAGGGCGAGAACAAGGAGTGGCTGGACTCGCTCTTCCACGCCGGCTCGAAGTCCCTCATCAAGCACGCGCGCGGCCACCGCGACCACTTCCACGTGCGCTTCTACAACCCGCGCGCCCAGGAGCTGGGACGGCGCATCGCCCCGCTGCTCGCGCTGCAGCCCGACAAGAACATCCAGATGCACCGGGTGCGCTCGGGCGACACGCTCGGCGCCATCGCGCTGCGCTATGGCTCCAGCGTGCAGTCCATCAAGAAGGCCAACCGGATGCGCAGCACCTTCCTGCGCCTCGGCCAGGTGCTCGCGGTGCCCCTGCGGGGCCCCTGCACCCGCTGCCCCGTGCCTCCGCCCCTCGTCGTTCCTCCGCGGCGGATGCCGCCCGAGCTCGTCGAGCAGGCGCCGGCCGTGGCCACGAAGCAGACGCCCCAGGCCGCTCCGGCGTCCGCCGCTCCCGCCCCCGTCCCGGAGCAGACGGCGGAGGTCACCCTGCAGGCGCCGGCCGCCGCGACGCCCCCGCCCTCCTCGGAGCAGCCCGCCGTGGCCGCGCAGCCCGAGAACACGGGCGGCAGCGCGCCGGCGAGCACGCCCGGGACGAAGCCCGGCGTGCCCGAGACGCCTCGGGAGGTCCCCTCGGGCGTGAGCCTGCCGGCGGTGACCCACACCTCGGCGTCGATCCTTCCGGTGATGCCGTCGTTGACGCGGTAG
- a CDS encoding hydroxymethylglutaryl-CoA lyase: MDTNQHRGPRVTGLGRLPERVDIYEVGPRDGLQNELRTLPTRDKARLVEALIAAGEKRIEVTSFVSPKWIPQLADAEELLRLVGRREGVTFSALVPNLKGLSRAKEAGLEEAAVFISASEAHSKKNINKSIAEAVAEARQTTEAALKAGMRVRGYLSTVWGCPYENEVPVSRVVEISRALVDGGIYQLSLGDTIGVGTPRQTDAILSALLEHIPVEKLALHLHDTRGTALANALVGLQMGVTTFDASIGGLGGCPYAPGAAGNLATEDIVYMLHGMGVQTGINLDKLVEAGMVAQELIGRKLAGKFLQAALGEREKKASRRAQT; encoded by the coding sequence GTGGATACGAACCAACATCGCGGCCCGCGCGTGACAGGGCTCGGCAGGCTGCCGGAACGGGTCGACATCTACGAGGTCGGCCCTCGCGACGGCCTGCAGAACGAGCTGCGCACGTTGCCCACGCGCGACAAGGCGCGGCTCGTCGAGGCGTTGATCGCCGCGGGGGAGAAGCGCATCGAGGTCACGTCCTTCGTGTCCCCGAAGTGGATTCCCCAGCTCGCGGACGCGGAGGAGCTGCTGCGTCTGGTGGGGCGGCGCGAGGGCGTCACCTTCTCGGCGCTGGTGCCCAACCTCAAGGGCCTGTCGCGCGCCAAGGAGGCGGGCCTGGAGGAGGCCGCGGTCTTCATCTCCGCGTCCGAGGCCCACTCGAAGAAGAACATCAACAAGAGCATCGCCGAGGCGGTGGCCGAGGCGAGGCAGACCACCGAGGCGGCCCTGAAGGCGGGGATGCGGGTGCGTGGCTACCTGTCCACGGTGTGGGGCTGCCCCTACGAGAACGAGGTGCCCGTATCGCGCGTGGTGGAGATCAGCCGCGCGCTGGTGGACGGTGGCATCTACCAGCTCAGCCTGGGTGACACGATCGGCGTGGGCACGCCGAGGCAGACGGACGCCATCCTCTCCGCGCTGCTCGAGCACATCCCGGTGGAGAAGCTGGCGCTGCACCTGCACGACACGCGCGGCACGGCGCTGGCGAACGCGCTGGTGGGCCTGCAGATGGGCGTGACGACGTTCGACGCCAGCATCGGCGGGTTGGGCGGTTGCCCCTACGCTCCGGGAGCGGCCGGAAACCTGGCCACCGAGGACATCGTCTACATGCTCCACGGCATGGGCGTGCAGACGGGCATCAACCTCGACAAGCTGGTCGAGGCGGGCATGGTCGCCCAGGAGCTCATCGGCCGGAAGCTGGCGGGGAAGTTCCTCCAGGCGGCCCTGGGCGAGCGCGAGAAGAAGGCGAGCCGTCGGGCCCAGACCTGA
- a CDS encoding cobalamin B12-binding domain-containing protein → MAERKLRILVAKPGLDGHDRGAKIIARALRDAGMEVIYTGLHQTPEMIVNAAIQEDVDAIGMSIMSGAHMTLFPAVIDLLKKSNANDIAVFGGGIIPDDDIPKLKNLGVTEIFTPGSSTQDIVQWIRTNIAARA, encoded by the coding sequence ATGGCTGAGAGGAAGCTACGAATTCTGGTGGCCAAGCCGGGCCTGGATGGTCACGACCGCGGAGCGAAGATCATCGCTCGGGCCTTGCGCGACGCGGGCATGGAGGTCATCTACACGGGGTTGCACCAGACGCCCGAGATGATCGTCAACGCCGCCATCCAGGAGGACGTCGACGCGATCGGCATGTCCATCATGTCGGGAGCGCACATGACGCTCTTCCCGGCGGTGATCGATCTGCTGAAGAAGAGCAACGCGAATGACATCGCGGTGTTCGGCGGGGGCATCATCCCGGACGACGACATCCCCAAGCTCAAGAACCTGGGGGTGACGGAGATCTTCACACCCGGAAGCTCGACGCAGGACATCGTCCAGTGGATACGAACCAACATCGCGGCCCGCGCGTGA
- a CDS encoding class I SAM-dependent methyltransferase, translating into MSFFGELYLRSTLPFISEEMTAKEAAYLAKHFADLRVPGPVVDLGCGHGRHAARLNAQGPLAGRVIGLELDALSLQERLPGFPAVRADLRSLPFRTGSLAGAYAWYSTLFVFSDEEHVALLSEVARCLRPGGRLVLHTVPYERLAAQPEASFSTRLPDGSLLEERSRFDAARGRDEASRRLTFPDGRVLSGQYAVRYYPLADLIQLLDFTGFSMCWVHGGLEGEPPSGTSTDLIVGAELRHG; encoded by the coding sequence ATGAGCTTCTTCGGCGAGCTGTACCTGCGCTCCACGCTGCCGTTCATCTCGGAAGAGATGACGGCGAAGGAGGCGGCATATCTCGCGAAGCACTTCGCGGATCTCCGGGTGCCCGGGCCCGTGGTGGACCTGGGCTGTGGCCACGGCCGGCACGCCGCGCGCCTCAATGCGCAGGGCCCCCTGGCGGGCCGTGTCATCGGCCTGGAACTGGATGCTCTTTCACTCCAGGAGCGGCTCCCAGGCTTTCCAGCGGTGCGAGCGGATCTCCGCTCCCTCCCATTCCGCACGGGCTCGCTGGCGGGGGCGTACGCCTGGTATTCGACACTGTTCGTCTTCTCGGACGAGGAGCACGTGGCCCTGCTGAGCGAGGTGGCGCGGTGCCTGCGGCCGGGAGGGCGTCTGGTGCTGCACACCGTGCCGTACGAGCGGCTCGCGGCCCAACCCGAGGCCTCCTTCTCCACTCGATTACCGGACGGAAGCCTGCTGGAGGAGCGGAGCCGTTTCGACGCGGCGCGTGGTCGGGACGAGGCCTCCAGGCGACTGACATTCCCGGACGGACGCGTCCTTTCAGGGCAATATGCCGTCCGTTACTATCCCCTTGCGGATTTGATCCAACTGTTGGACTTCACGGGATTTTCGATGTGCTGGGTGCATGGCGGGCTGGAGGGGGAGCCGCCGTCGGGCACGTCAACCGATCTCATCGTGGGAGCTGAGCTGCGACATGGCTGA
- a CDS encoding acyl-CoA mutase large subunit family protein, producing MPSSRSPTESKRLSAPRSNQSAKKAGRSSTSTKVSKASKPAKAAKKAMKAATKAVKAVAKKAAKAAPRKKNGVVRSYDPAAVKAVGKATEKWAKSDLAAVTQKMPLRRKSFVTDSGIPIPDVVTLADRKTESPDRIGLPGQFPFTRGPQPTMYRGRLWTMRQFAGFGTPEDTNKRFKYLISHGMTGLSTAFDMPALMGYDCDHSMSRGEVGKEGVSVSSLRDFETLFDGIQLDKVTTSMTINASAIVALCMYIAVGEKQGVPMAKLAGTIQNDMLKEYIAQKEWIVGPRPAVRIVTDMIEFCTKNMPKWYPVSVSGYHIREAGATAVQELAFTLADGIGYVEECVKRGLDVDDVAPQLSFFWDVHNDFFEEVAKFRAARRIWAHVMRDRFGAKNPRSMQLKTHAQTAGVSLTAQQPYNNVVRTALQAFAAVLGGTQSLHTNSLDETYALPTEESVTIALRTQQLIAHESGADRVVDPLAGSYYIEYLTDEMEKRALEYIRRIDEMGGIIRAVEEQYPQKEIGESAYRFQREVEQGDRLIVGVNAFKSDKDAPIELLHIDEKVAESQIARLNQVKAERDQAAVDAALAKVEAAARGTDNMVPPVLEAVKAYATLGEICDVFRKVWGAYREGGAF from the coding sequence ATGCCCTCCTCTCGTTCCCCGACCGAGTCCAAGAGGCTCTCCGCTCCCCGTTCCAACCAGTCCGCCAAGAAGGCCGGCCGGTCCTCCACCTCCACCAAGGTGTCGAAGGCCAGCAAGCCCGCCAAGGCGGCGAAGAAGGCCATGAAGGCCGCCACGAAGGCCGTGAAGGCAGTCGCGAAGAAGGCCGCCAAGGCCGCTCCGCGCAAGAAGAACGGGGTGGTGCGCTCCTATGACCCGGCCGCGGTGAAGGCGGTGGGCAAGGCCACCGAGAAGTGGGCGAAGAGCGACCTGGCCGCGGTGACGCAGAAGATGCCGCTGCGCCGCAAGTCGTTCGTCACCGACTCGGGCATCCCCATCCCCGACGTGGTGACGCTGGCGGATCGCAAGACGGAGTCCCCGGATCGCATCGGGCTGCCGGGCCAGTTCCCGTTCACCCGCGGCCCCCAGCCCACCATGTACCGCGGCCGCCTCTGGACGATGCGCCAGTTCGCCGGCTTCGGCACGCCCGAGGACACCAACAAGCGCTTCAAGTACCTCATCAGCCACGGCATGACGGGCCTGTCCACGGCCTTCGACATGCCCGCGCTCATGGGCTACGACTGCGACCACTCCATGAGCCGCGGCGAGGTGGGCAAGGAGGGCGTGAGCGTCTCCTCGCTGCGTGACTTCGAGACCCTGTTCGACGGCATCCAGCTCGACAAGGTCACCACCTCGATGACGATCAACGCGAGCGCGATCGTGGCGCTCTGCATGTACATCGCGGTGGGTGAGAAGCAGGGCGTTCCGATGGCGAAGCTCGCGGGCACCATCCAGAACGACATGCTCAAGGAGTACATCGCGCAGAAGGAGTGGATCGTCGGCCCACGGCCCGCGGTGCGGATCGTGACGGACATGATCGAGTTCTGCACGAAGAACATGCCCAAGTGGTACCCGGTCTCCGTGAGCGGCTACCACATCCGCGAGGCCGGAGCGACGGCGGTGCAGGAGCTGGCCTTCACGCTGGCCGACGGCATCGGCTACGTCGAGGAGTGCGTGAAGCGCGGCCTGGACGTGGACGACGTGGCGCCGCAGCTGTCCTTCTTCTGGGACGTGCACAACGACTTCTTCGAGGAGGTCGCCAAGTTCCGCGCCGCGCGCCGCATCTGGGCCCACGTGATGCGCGATCGCTTCGGCGCGAAGAACCCGCGCTCCATGCAGCTCAAGACGCACGCGCAGACGGCCGGCGTGTCGCTCACCGCGCAGCAGCCCTACAACAACGTGGTGCGCACGGCGCTGCAGGCCTTCGCGGCGGTGCTCGGCGGCACCCAGTCACTGCACACCAACTCGCTCGACGAGACGTACGCGCTGCCCACCGAAGAGTCGGTGACGATCGCGCTGCGCACCCAGCAGCTCATCGCGCACGAGTCCGGCGCGGACCGCGTGGTGGATCCGCTCGCCGGCAGCTACTACATCGAGTACCTCACGGACGAGATGGAGAAGCGGGCGCTCGAGTACATCCGCCGCATCGACGAGATGGGCGGCATCATCCGGGCGGTGGAGGAGCAGTACCCGCAGAAGGAGATCGGCGAGAGCGCCTACCGCTTCCAGCGCGAGGTGGAGCAGGGTGACCGGCTCATCGTCGGCGTGAACGCGTTCAAGTCGGACAAGGACGCGCCCATCGAGCTGCTGCACATCGACGAGAAGGTGGCCGAGTCGCAGATCGCCCGGCTCAACCAGGTGAAGGCGGAGCGCGACCAGGCGGCGGTGGACGCGGCGTTGGCGAAGGTGGAGGCCGCGGCGCGGGGCACGGACAACATGGTGCCGCCGGTGCTCGAGGCCGTGAAGGCCTACGCGACGCTGGGGGAGATCTGCGACGTGTTCCGCAAGGTCTGGGGCGCGTACCGCGAGGGCGGCGCGTTCTGA
- a CDS encoding aminotransferase class I/II-fold pyridoxal phosphate-dependent enzyme, translating into MSRPILAGRVAHLGTTVFSEFSALALKHGAMNLGQGFPDFDGPEAIKEAARRAITDGVNQYAPSTGLRDLRVAIAEHGARFHGHTGIDPDTMVTVTSGATEAILCVMLGLVDPGDEVVAFEPFYDSYDANIGFIGAKARYVPLRPPDAAHATWWFDRDEVRAAFGPRTRLLILNTPHNPTGKVFTREELEFLGELCAEFDVRVLSDEVYEHIVFGPARYVRPATVPSLTDRTVGVSSGGKSFSLTGWKIGWIIAPPALRDAVQRAHQFVTFATASPLQAAMAAALRMPDAYFQELSATYLARRERLLSGLAEAGLKAYVPEGSYFIMTDISGWGFADDVAFCRHLVTEVGVAAIPPSVFYGPEHKSLGQGMARFAFCKTEAVLDEAVRRLKVGLARGR; encoded by the coding sequence ATGAGCAGGCCAATCCTCGCGGGCCGCGTGGCCCACCTCGGCACCACCGTCTTCTCCGAGTTCAGCGCGTTGGCCCTGAAGCACGGGGCCATGAACCTGGGGCAGGGCTTCCCGGACTTCGACGGGCCCGAGGCCATCAAGGAAGCCGCCCGCAGGGCCATCACCGATGGGGTGAACCAGTACGCCCCCAGCACCGGCCTGCGAGACTTGCGCGTGGCCATCGCCGAGCACGGCGCGCGCTTCCACGGACACACCGGCATCGATCCGGACACCATGGTGACCGTCACCAGCGGTGCCACCGAGGCCATCCTCTGCGTGATGTTGGGCCTGGTGGATCCGGGCGACGAGGTGGTGGCCTTCGAGCCCTTCTACGATTCGTACGACGCCAACATCGGCTTCATCGGTGCGAAGGCGCGCTATGTGCCGCTGCGTCCGCCGGATGCCGCGCACGCCACCTGGTGGTTCGACCGCGACGAGGTGCGCGCGGCCTTCGGTCCCCGGACGCGGTTGCTCATCCTCAACACGCCCCACAATCCCACCGGCAAGGTGTTCACCCGCGAGGAGCTCGAGTTCCTCGGCGAGCTGTGCGCCGAGTTCGATGTGCGGGTGCTCTCGGACGAGGTGTACGAGCACATCGTCTTCGGTCCGGCGCGGTACGTGCGTCCCGCCACGGTGCCCTCACTGACCGACCGGACGGTAGGCGTGAGCAGCGGCGGCAAGTCCTTCAGCCTCACCGGTTGGAAGATTGGATGGATCATCGCGCCACCGGCCTTGCGTGACGCGGTGCAGCGGGCCCACCAGTTCGTGACATTCGCCACGGCGTCGCCTCTGCAGGCGGCGATGGCGGCGGCGCTGCGGATGCCGGACGCGTATTTCCAGGAGCTGTCCGCCACCTATCTGGCCAGGCGCGAGCGTCTGCTGTCGGGCCTCGCGGAAGCGGGGCTGAAGGCGTACGTGCCCGAGGGCAGCTACTTCATCATGACGGACATCTCCGGGTGGGGCTTCGCGGACGACGTGGCCTTCTGCCGCCACCTGGTGACGGAGGTGGGAGTAGCGGCCATCCCTCCGAGTGTTTTCTATGGTCCCGAGCACAAGTCCCTGGGGCAGGGGATGGCGCGCTTCGCCTTCTGCAAGACGGAGGCGGTGCTGGATGAAGCGGTGCGCCGGTTGAAGGTGGGACTCGCTCGGGGCCGCTGA
- a CDS encoding phosphatase PAP2 family protein → MNPWTSYNQARARARDVHLRGVDIVIVVACSLAALALVGPARWAPGSTRSAVHFAIFALGPLVLRTLESYFPRHRLLAFVASFWLLPVLSLSHGLLNPMVTAVTPGLRDAQLATMDQRLFGFQASVLLGHVVPPWLTDILMICYYGHFVWPLALGLVMYFTGRRDAFHEYLLALSLFFTFNYVCYALVPAIGPRYFLFSEFSQPLQGVWVTPFLDSVMRMPPFARDCFPSGHTGTTLVVFVYAFRFVPRFFRVMLVPGLGLILATLVGRFHYATDLICAVPLVMVVVGLALGWSRATARREAVARPMRMDAIVRP, encoded by the coding sequence GTGAACCCTTGGACCTCGTACAACCAAGCTCGAGCGAGGGCTCGGGACGTCCACCTGCGGGGAGTCGACATCGTCATTGTCGTCGCCTGCTCACTGGCCGCCCTGGCGCTCGTGGGCCCCGCGCGGTGGGCTCCTGGCTCCACGAGGTCCGCCGTTCATTTCGCCATCTTCGCGCTCGGGCCCCTGGTGCTGCGCACCCTGGAGTCCTACTTCCCCCGGCACCGGCTGCTGGCCTTCGTGGCCTCCTTCTGGCTGCTGCCCGTGTTGAGCCTCAGCCATGGGCTGCTCAATCCGATGGTGACCGCCGTCACCCCGGGGTTGCGCGACGCCCAGCTCGCCACCATGGACCAGCGGCTGTTCGGCTTCCAGGCCTCGGTGCTGCTCGGGCACGTGGTGCCGCCCTGGCTCACCGACATCCTGATGATCTGCTACTACGGCCACTTCGTCTGGCCGTTGGCACTGGGCCTGGTGATGTACTTCACCGGTCGCCGTGACGCCTTCCACGAGTACCTGCTGGCGCTCAGTCTCTTCTTCACCTTCAACTATGTCTGCTACGCGTTGGTGCCGGCCATCGGCCCGCGCTACTTCCTCTTCAGCGAGTTCTCCCAGCCGCTCCAGGGCGTGTGGGTGACGCCCTTCCTGGACTCGGTGATGCGCATGCCGCCGTTCGCCCGGGACTGCTTCCCCTCGGGCCACACCGGGACCACGCTGGTGGTGTTCGTGTACGCCTTCCGCTTCGTCCCGCGCTTCTTCCGGGTGATGTTGGTGCCGGGGCTCGGCCTCATCCTCGCTACCCTGGTAGGCCGCTTCCACTACGCGACGGACCTGATCTGCGCGGTGCCGCTGGTGATGGTGGTGGTGGGCCTGGCCCTGGGCTGGAGCCGGGCGACGGCGCGGCGCGAAGCGGTGGCGCGCCCGATGCGGATGGACGCTATCGTGCGCCCCTGA